A single window of Gossypium hirsutum isolate 1008001.06 chromosome A10, Gossypium_hirsutum_v2.1, whole genome shotgun sequence DNA harbors:
- the LOC107895537 gene encoding uncharacterized protein, with protein sequence MEGGNHWSMVKYSGGVYDKTIINQIMLKFRPIAPKPVNGDSDSSESILNSKNLDVTSKRKKRKYVRVCEKNNTRKKRILDRAREDNDGNKGFVTLQLMPEKADLNKSIVVERSWDVVDDDDLDRALGRDNYRFQDPPSLCLKLKTMVASDHVAVMGLPNPGSMTVVESWVMVESVTETCIEDGEMEKCTDVEKMKNLEKDTCPGFVSDGLNRVFWVNQAYRNMVGLDQDGEQERAATAVGLVLKDGLTFPCGAFSCRVRLRYVDGKGKNYSKTVPCDIWKLSSGGFAWRLDVNAALSLGL encoded by the coding sequence ATGGAGGGTGGGAATCATTGGAGCATGGTAAAATACTCCGGGGGTGTATACGATAAGACGATAATCAATCAGATAATGCTCAAATTCAGGCCGATTGCTCCAAAACCGGTGAACGGAGATTCGGATTCCAGTGAGTCTATCCTTAATAGCAAGAACTTGGATGTTACTAGcaagagaaagaagagaaagtaCGTTAGGGTTTGCGAGAAAAATAATACTAGGAAGAAACGAATCTTGGATAGAGCTAGAGAAGATAACGATGGAAACAAGGGTTTCGTTACTCTACAGTTGATGCCGGAGAAAGCTGATCTAAATAAATCAATCGTTGTTGAAAGATCATGGGatgttgttgatgatgatgatctGGATCGAGCTTTAGGTCGTGACAATTATCGTTTTCAAGATCCACCATCGCTGTGCTTGAAGTTGAAAACAATGGTCGCGTCAGATCACGTGGCGGTGATGGGGTTACCCAACCCGGGGAGTATGACGGTGGTGGAGTCGTGGGTGATGGTGGAGAGCGTGACGGAAACTTGCATTGAAGATGGAGAGATGGAGAAGTGTACGGACGTGGAGAAAATGAAGAATCTCGAGAAGGACACGTGTCCCGGGTTTGTATCAGATGGGCTGAACCGGGTTTTCTGGGTGAACCAAGCGTATAGAAATATGGTAGGCTTGGACCAGGACGGGGAGCAAGAACGGGCCGCAACCGCCGTGGGGTTGGTGTTGAAAGACGGGCTCACCTTTCCCTGCGGTGCATTTTCGTGCCGCGTACGGTTGCGTTACGTGGATGGGAAGGGTAAGAATTACTCGAAAACGGTTCCCTGCGACATTTGGAAGCTGAGCTCCGGCGGATTTGCATGGCGGCTGGACGTCAACGCTGCTCTCAGCTTGGGACTCTAG
- the LOC107895538 gene encoding 39S ribosomal protein L54, mitochondrial — protein MVLFIFAAAAGKSKKGSKGAASDAPKASVLSKEVKSTTVVGANILKDGTDPKIMPDSEYPDWLWHLLDKRPALSELRRKNIETLPYEDLKRFVKLDNRARIKENNSIKAKN, from the coding sequence ATGGTGTTATTTATTTTTGCTGCTGCGGCTGGCAAATCCAAGAAGGGCTCTAAAGGGGCAGCCAGCGATGCGCCAAAAGCATCAGTACTCAGCAAAGAAGTCAAGTCCACAACAGTGGTTGGTGCAAATATACTCAAGGATGGAACTGATCCGAAGATCATGCCTGATTCTGAGTACCCTGATTGGCTATGGCATCTGCTCGACAAACGTCCGGCATTGAGCGAGCTAAGGAGGAAAAACATTGAAACACTGCCATATGAAGATCTTAAACGGTTTGTCAAGTTGGACAATCGAGCTCGGATAAAAGAAAACAATTCAATCAAAGCCAAAAACTAA
- the LOC107896731 gene encoding prohibitin-3, mitochondrial-like (The RefSeq protein has 2 substitutions compared to this genomic sequence), with product MGSNQAAVSFLTNLARAAFGLGAGATVLNASMYTVDGGQRAVIFDRLRGVLDKTADEGTHFLIPWLQKPFIYDIRMKPHTFSSVSGTKDLQMVNLTLRVLSKPKVKKLPEIYQHLGLEYDEKVLPSIGNEVLKAVVAQFNADQLLTERPQVSALVRNSLTQRARDFNIELADVAITHLSYGSEFSRAVEQKQVAQQEAERSKYVVAKADQERRAAIIRAEGESEAAKLVSEATATAGMGLIELRRIEASREIAATLARSPNVAYLPGGQNMLLAMNPSRP from the exons ATGGGTAGCAACCAAGCCGCAGTTTCTTTCTTGACCAACCTCGCACGCGCCGCTTTTGGTCTCGGCGCTGGCGCCACTGTCCTCAACGCTTCTATGTACACAGTCGACGGCGGCCAAAGAGCGGTGATATTTGACCGTCTAAGGGGAGTATTGGACAAAACGGCCGATGAAGGAACTCACTTTTTGATCCCATGGCTCCAGAAACCTTTCATCTATGATATCCGCATGAAGCCCCATACCTTCTCATCTGTCTCTGGAACTAAGGATCTCCAAATGGTTAATCTTACCCTTCGAGTTCTTTCTAAACCTAAG GTGGAGAAACTTCCTGAAATTTATCAACACCTTGGTCTAGAGTATGATGAGAAAGTGCTTCCCTCCATTGGCAATGAGGTCTTGAAAGCCGTGGTTGCACAGTTCAATGCTGATCAGCTTCTCACCGAGCGTCCCCAAGTGTCGGCCTTGGTCCGGAATTCACTGACACAGCGTGCAAGGGACTTCAACATTGAGCTAGCCGATGTTGCAATCACGCATTTGTCATATGGTTCTGAGTTCTCAAGGGCAGTGGAGCAGAAACAGGTGGCACAACAAGAGGCGGAGAGGTCGAAGTATGTTGTGGCGAAAGCTGATCAGGAGAGGAGGGCTGCTATCATCCGCGCAGAAGGAGAAAGCGAGGCTGCAAAGTTGATTTCTGAAGCAACTGCAACTGCTGGTATGGGGCTGATTGAGCTGAGGAGGATCGAAGCATCGAGGGAAATTGCTGCAACTCTTGCGAGGTCACCGAATGTGGCATACCTGCCTGGTGGTCAGAACATGCTTCTTGCTATGAACCCATCGAGGCCTTGA